ATGATCTTCAGCAGCGAGCTCTTGCCGGAGCCGTTCAGGCCAAGCACGCCGATCTTGGCGCCGTAAAAAAAGGACAGGGAAATATCCTTGATGACCGGCTTCTTGTCGTAAAACCGGGACACCTTCATCATGGAATAAATGATCTTATTTGGTTCGTCGCTCATGAAAATACCCTCGAAATGTGAATTGATTGCATAAATACCGGCCGGTTCGGCCGTTGTGGACAAACCGGGAATGAGAGCGGCCGACAAAAGGCCGGCCGCATGAAATATTGCCTGGATTCAGGATAAGCTAATGGCCGAAGCCCGGAATTTCCAGTCTCTTTTCCAGTCTACGCAGGCCGTAGGATGCCACGCTGACCAGTACAAGGTAGTAGACGCCCACGACCATGAACACCTCGCTGAAGCGAAAACTCTCGCTGGCCACGATCTTGGCCTGCCCGGTCAGTTCGAAGCAGGTGATGACGTAGGCCAGGGACGAATACTTGATCAGGTACACGATCTCGTTCCCGCAGCCGGGCAGCGCCCGGCGAAAGGCCTGGGGAATGATGATCCAGACCAGGGTCGTGAACGTTGAAAAACCAAGCGCCTGGGCCGCAAGCTCCTGACCTCGCTTGATGGAGAGCAGGCCGCCACGGATGTATTCGGAATGATAGGCCGCGCTGCACAGGGTGAACCCGATCACGGCCGCCGTGTACGGCTGGAAATATATGCCCACACCCGGCAGGCCGAAATACAGGATGAAGAGCTGGATCACCAGGGGCGTGCCCCGGAACAGCGCGGCGTAGCCATTGGCCACGGCCTGCAGAATTCCGCCGCCAAATGCCCGGCACGCTCCGACGATCACTCCGAAAAAGATGCCCAGCAGGGCCGAGGGCACGATCAGCTGCACGCTCACGAGCACGCCCTTGTTCAGAGCGGGCACCAGCCGTTCCAGCAGAAAGACGAACTCCTCGTTCATGAGCCGGCGCCCTCCACATCAAGAATCTGGGAACAGAAATCAAGGGTGCGGGTGCCCGAGCCATCGGCCAGAAGTTCCTTGGGGCTGCCCTGCTCGATGATCCGGCCTTCCTGCATGAAAAGCACTTCGTCGGCCAGGGAGCGGGTGAAACCCATCTGATGCGTAGCCATGACCATGGTCATCCCATTCTGGGCCAGCCCGCGGATGACGGTCAGCACCTCGCTGACCAGTTCCGGATCGAGGGCCGAAGTGGGCTCGTCCAGCAACATGACCTTGGGATCCATGGCCAGCGCGCGGGCGATGGAAACACGCTGCTTCTGGCCGCCGGACAGCTCCGCCGGATAGAGATGCCCCTTGTCGCCAAGGCCGACGCGCTCCAGCTCCGCCATGGCGCGGGCCCTGGCCCGTGCACGGCTCATGCCCTTGACCTTGCGCAGGGCTATGCTGACATTGTCCGACGCGGTCAGGTGATCGAAGAGATTGAAATCCTGAAAAATCATGCCCACCTGCTGACGAAATTCGCACAGTTCACGGGCCTTGCGCGGATCAACGCGCCTGCCGTCCAACTCGATTTCCCCCCGGTCGGGCACGATGAGATAATTCATGCATTGCAGGAGCGTGCTCTTGCCTCCCCCGGAGGGACCGATGAGCACCTTCATTTCACCTTCGTAGAGGTTCAGGCTCACGGATTTGAGTATCTCGCGCCCGCCCAGGACCTTGGATATGCCCTGCACCCGCATGAGCAGGTTTCGTGTTTTCTTATTCGCCATTAATGCACATAACCCTTTATTCTGACACGTTTTTCAAGGGCGCGCAGTGCTATGACCCCGGCCCAGGTCAATAAAAAATAAAGCACTGCCGCGCTGACGTACATGGGCAGGTGCTGGTAGGTCCGCGAAGCCACGAAGTGCGTCCGCGCCATGATCTCGCTCGCCCCGAGCACAAAAGCCAGGGCCGAGTCCTTCAATATGATGGAGTACTCGTTGGACCAGCCGGGGATGGACAGGCGCAGGGCCTGGGGCAGGATGATGGAGCGGATGGCCAGGCCGTCGGACATGCCGAGTGCGCGGGCCGCCTTGAGCTGGCCCTTGGCCAGGGACAGGATGGAGCCGCGAAAAATTTGGGACTGATAGGCTCCGCTGGTCATGCCGAGCACGATGGTGGCTGCGGCAACCGCGTTCAGGTTGAGACCCACGAGGTTGAAGAGTCCGAAATAGAAAAGAAAAAGCAGCACCAGAATCGGCACTCCGCGAAAAAACCAAACGTAAAGGCCGCACAACGCCCGCACCGCCCACGGGCCGTAAACCTGCCCGACAGCCAGGGGCACGCCGATGAAAAGACCCAAAAACATTGCGCCGACCACTGCGATCACAGTGACGGCCGCGCCCTGCAACACATAGGGCATGGCGTCCAGGAGGACGGTGACGGTTTCGTTCATGATCAGGGCTGAATCCTTGGCACGGCTTGGCAAAAAAACGGGAAGGCCGGAGCATTGCCAGGCCTTCCCGAGGTATCAAAAGCGGTCAGACTACTTGTTCAGGTGCTTGGCGATGAGCTCTTCCCAGTAGGGGTCGGCCTTGAGCATCTCGAAGCCCTTGTTCAGAGTGTCGAGCAGCTCCTTGTCTTCCTTGCGCACGGCCGCGCCAAAGGGCTCGACTTCGCCGAAGATGCCGATGATCTGCACGGGCCTCTTATGTTCAGCGTCACGGGCCGGGGGATAGTTCATGGCGGCGGCATCGATGCGGCCATTGACCAAGTCTTCGATGGCCATAGGTGCGGAATCATACAGTTTGATGGTGAACTTCCATCCCTGCTTCTCTTTCTCGTCGGCCATCCACTTTTGCTCAGAGGTGCCGGCCTGCATGCCGATGGTTACTTCCTGGCCGTAGATTTCCTCGGCCTTGAGCGCGGAATCCTTCTTGGTCACGAACACGTTCTTCACTTCCCAGTAGGGCGCGGTAAAATTGACCTTCTCGGCACGCTCGGCGGTGATGGTCATGCCGGAGCAGATGAAGTCGATCTTCTTGGCCAGCAGGTTGGGGATGATGCCATCCCAGTCAACGGGCACGTGCTTGACCTTGAAGCCCATCTTGGCTGCGACCCAGTCCACGGCGTCGACGTCGAAGCCGCTGGGCTTGCCGCTCTGATCCACGTAGGCGAACGGCGGATAGTTGGCGTCGATGCCGTTCAACAGGACTTTTTCCTCGGCCAGGGCCGGACCGGCGACCATGCACACAAGACAGGCGATCACAAAAGCAGCGCGTTTCAGCATGTTTTTCATCCTCATGAAAACGTTTGACAAAAAATCAGGTTCCCCCACAAGTAATCATGAACCGTCCAGGCCGACCCGTTTTTTCAAGGGGGCCCAAACCAGTTCATTTCACGGCACAACACTTTCAAATGCCGAATGATTTGCAGCATTGTGACACGTACACACCGGTATATTCATTTTTCAAAAACCGCAACACATGCCCGGCCACCACGAAAATGCA
This is a stretch of genomic DNA from Desulfomicrobium apsheronum. It encodes these proteins:
- a CDS encoding ABC transporter substrate-binding protein — its product is MLKRAAFVIACLVCMVAGPALAEEKVLLNGIDANYPPFAYVDQSGKPSGFDVDAVDWVAAKMGFKVKHVPVDWDGIIPNLLAKKIDFICSGMTITAERAEKVNFTAPYWEVKNVFVTKKDSALKAEEIYGQEVTIGMQAGTSEQKWMADEKEKQGWKFTIKLYDSAPMAIEDLVNGRIDAAAMNYPPARDAEHKRPVQIIGIFGEVEPFGAAVRKEDKELLDTLNKGFEMLKADPYWEELIAKHLNK
- a CDS encoding amino acid ABC transporter permease encodes the protein MNETVTVLLDAMPYVLQGAAVTVIAVVGAMFLGLFIGVPLAVGQVYGPWAVRALCGLYVWFFRGVPILVLLFLFYFGLFNLVGLNLNAVAAATIVLGMTSGAYQSQIFRGSILSLAKGQLKAARALGMSDGLAIRSIILPQALRLSIPGWSNEYSIILKDSALAFVLGASEIMARTHFVASRTYQHLPMYVSAAVLYFLLTWAGVIALRALEKRVRIKGYVH
- a CDS encoding amino acid ABC transporter ATP-binding protein is translated as MANKKTRNLLMRVQGISKVLGGREILKSVSLNLYEGEMKVLIGPSGGGKSTLLQCMNYLIVPDRGEIELDGRRVDPRKARELCEFRQQVGMIFQDFNLFDHLTASDNVSIALRKVKGMSRARARARAMAELERVGLGDKGHLYPAELSGGQKQRVSIARALAMDPKVMLLDEPTSALDPELVSEVLTVIRGLAQNGMTMVMATHQMGFTRSLADEVLFMQEGRIIEQGSPKELLADGSGTRTLDFCSQILDVEGAGS
- a CDS encoding amino acid ABC transporter permease; the protein is MNEEFVFLLERLVPALNKGVLVSVQLIVPSALLGIFFGVIVGACRAFGGGILQAVANGYAALFRGTPLVIQLFILYFGLPGVGIYFQPYTAAVIGFTLCSAAYHSEYIRGGLLSIKRGQELAAQALGFSTFTTLVWIIIPQAFRRALPGCGNEIVYLIKYSSLAYVITCFELTGQAKIVASESFRFSEVFMVVGVYYLVLVSVASYGLRRLEKRLEIPGFGH